The Coraliomargarita sinensis genomic sequence CGACCGGACGCGGCTCTTTCGGGCGGTAGTCGAGGGTGAGCAGCGCTTCCTCCGAACTCAGGGCTTTTGAAAGTTGCAGGTCCGGTTCGGGCGTCCCGCGGGTGGGTGGAGGCGGTGTGGGGCTGAAGTTGTTTTTAGCTGGCGAAACCTCCACCGGGATGGGCGGAGCGGTTAATTCGACGTATTCCTCCTGCTCCGGGTCGAAATAGCTGAACCTGGTTTCCGGGATACTGAGCTTGCCCGGGCGCTGCGGCACGAAGACGTAATCGAAGCGCTGGCTGCCGGTCAGGCCGAGGCTGTCGGCAGGTTCAAATTGTGTTTCCGGATCGTAGTGCTTCCAGTCGTCTGAATCGGCAAAGCTTGGACCGGTGATACGCTCGAAGTTGCCGCTCCCCTTTAGGACAACGGAGAGCATGATCGGTTCACCCTGTGCGGTCGTATCGCTATCGGTTCCGACTTCCATGGCGATATCGCCAATCGCACCGGAAAAGCTCTCCGGTTGCCCTTCTTCGGGGAGTGGCAGAACGTCGATGGAGAGCGCATCCGTGTAGACATTGATCCGCTCGGAGCGGCCGAAGAAATCGTCGAAGAGGCTGCTGCCAAGGGGACTGCGGCCGAAGCGGTCCCGGTTGTTGTTTTGTCCGGGCAAGCGGGCGGTGAGGGCGAACTGAAAACTCAGTGCCTGCTCGCCGGTTTGAATCGGTGTGAGTGTGAGGGGCCAGGTGAGGGTTCGGTAGCGGCGTCCTTTCACCATTTCCACACCCTCGCGGTAATCCTCCGGGAGTTCACTGATGGTAAATCCGTCAGCACTGCGATCAAATGAGTTCAGGCCTCGGAGTTGGGCCTCCTCCCCGACGTAGAGCTTCAGGTCTAGTGCCACCATCTGTCCGACGTAGAGCTTCTCCGGAAGATCGGCCTTAAGAAAAATCAGTTCGTCGCGGGAGGGGCCGGCATCCGCAGAGCGCTCCAGTACTTTCAAGGTGGCGGCGGGCACTCGCAAGCGCTGTCCTTTGTATTCAAAGGTGTATGCCGGAATCGTAAAGTCGCCCACGCCGGGAGCCGAGGCGTCGATGATCAGGCTTTGGGTCACACTGTATTCTGCGGCACCGTTGACGATCCGGGTCTGCTGGCTTTTCGAGGTGCGACCGTTGCGCAATTCCAGTTTGTTGGATTCGGGAATCGGCAGCGAGGTAATGCGCTCGACTTCCGGTTGGCTCCGGTCGCTCGTCTCTGAAACTTCGATGACGTATTGCGTCCGATCGCCCAAAGCGATGCGGGGCGGATTGAAGCGCGCCGTCACCTGAATCTCGGCAAGCAGAGCGGCCGGAAACGTGGCTAGTATAATTGTGAATATGCTGAGTAAACGCATGGTGAAATTACCAATCCTGAATGGGTCGGCCCTTGCCGGGTGTCGGTTTGGCAAAGGGTAAAATCTCTTCTTTTCCGCGCAGGCTGTCGAGCAGGTCTTGGGCCTCCTTGATGGTCATGCCTTCGATCTGTGCATTTGCGGACGACTGGGCTGCGCCGCTGGCCTGCTCGCCGCTTTCGCTTTCTTCCGGTTCGCCAACCTGAGGCACCGGTTCCGTGGACTCGCCGGTTTCCTCGTTTTCCTCCTGTGACTCGCCGGGAGTGGGCTCTGGGGTGTCCTGCTC encodes the following:
- a CDS encoding BatD family protein, producing the protein MRLLSIFTIILATFPAALLAEIQVTARFNPPRIALGDRTQYVIEVSETSDRSQPEVERITSLPIPESNKLELRNGRTSKSQQTRIVNGAAEYSVTQSLIIDASAPGVGDFTIPAYTFEYKGQRLRVPAATLKVLERSADAGPSRDELIFLKADLPEKLYVGQMVALDLKLYVGEEAQLRGLNSFDRSADGFTISELPEDYREGVEMVKGRRYRTLTWPLTLTPIQTGEQALSFQFALTARLPGQNNNRDRFGRSPLGSSLFDDFFGRSERINVYTDALSIDVLPLPEEGQPESFSGAIGDIAMEVGTDSDTTAQGEPIMLSVVLKGSGNFERITGPSFADSDDWKHYDPETQFEPADSLGLTGSQRFDYVFVPQRPGKLSIPETRFSYFDPEQEEYVELTAPPIPVEVSPAKNNFSPTPPPPTRGTPEPDLQLSKALSSEEALLTLDYRPKEPRPVGYGILRSPVFIGLNILAGLLIAAGATLLYRNRRHRQDPRYALRAEAKQALKAARQGYLEALRADDAETFYKQGELAVRHAATVKTGRSMQSAESAQIEALLSGQAAEDCRAFFETANAHRFGGNAEKAYTDAQQQIERILKAL